Proteins from a genomic interval of Nocardioidaceae bacterium:
- the uvrA gene encoding excinuclease ABC subunit UvrA, whose translation MQDQLIIRGAREHNLKDVSIDLPRDSLIVFTGLSGSGKSSLAFDTIFAEGQRRYVESLSAYARQFLGQMDKPDVDFIEGLSPAVSIDQKSTSRNPRSTVGTITEVYDYLRLLYARAGRPHCPTCGAPISRQTPQQIVDKVLAGEDGARFQVLAPVVRGRKGEYLELYRSLQTQGFSRARTDGETHLLAEPPTLDKQKKHTIEVVVDRLAVKESSKRRLTDSVETALGLAGGLVLLDYVDRDAADPDREQRFSEKMACPNDHPLDTDELEPRSFSFNSPFGACPECSGIGTRMEVDAELVVPDETKTLGQGAIAPWTGAHVADYFYRLLGALGQELDFDLDTRWADLSRPAQKSILDGHRTKVHVTHTNRYGRRRAYDTAFEGVRPYIERRHREAESDTSRERFEGYMREVPCPVCRGSRLKKVATSVLLGEKNIAEVCAMPINEASAFLDELHLTDREKQIAERVLKEIQERMRFLLDVGLDYLSLDRPSGSLSGGEAQRIRLATQIGAGLVGVLYVLDEPSIGLHQRDNHRLIETLVRLKDLGNTLIVVEHDEDTIKVADWIVDIGPGAGEHGGQVVHSGPVPGLLEHPDSETGLYLSGRKSIPLPAVRRPRTKGRELVVRDAKEHNLQGVDVAFPLGLFVAVTGVSGSGKSTLVNDILYASLAKQIYNARAVPGRHRDITGVEHVDKVIHVDQSPIGRTPRSNPATYTGVFDHVRKLFASTQEAKVRGYMPGRFSFNVKGGRCEACSGDGTIKIEMNFLPDVYVPCEVCHGARYNRETLEVRYKGKTIAEVLDMPIEEAVEFFAAIPAIARHLRTLVDVGLGYVRLGQSAPTLSGGEAQRVKLASELQKRSTGRTVYVLDEPTTGLHFEDIRKLLVVLGRLVDAGNTVLVIEHNLDVIKTADWLIDMGPEGGNRGGGVVATGTPEQVAAVPESFTGQFLKPLLDGRDPVPMGKPTKQAAAPAPPMTKAAKKAAEKAAAKAAAKKTTTTAATAAATRKTTKKAATKKTTTGAAKAPSRQRKTRKIS comes from the coding sequence GTGCAGGACCAGCTCATCATCCGAGGCGCCAGGGAGCACAACCTCAAGGACGTCTCGATCGACCTGCCCCGTGACAGCCTCATCGTCTTCACCGGTCTGTCGGGCTCGGGCAAGTCGAGCCTCGCGTTCGACACGATCTTCGCCGAGGGCCAGCGTCGCTACGTCGAGTCGCTCTCGGCGTACGCCCGGCAGTTCCTGGGTCAGATGGACAAGCCCGACGTCGACTTCATCGAGGGCCTCAGCCCCGCGGTCTCGATCGACCAGAAGTCGACCTCACGCAACCCGCGCTCGACGGTCGGCACGATCACCGAGGTCTACGACTACCTCCGGTTGCTGTACGCGCGCGCCGGCCGCCCGCACTGCCCGACGTGCGGCGCGCCGATCAGCCGTCAGACGCCGCAGCAGATCGTCGACAAGGTGCTGGCCGGTGAAGACGGTGCCCGCTTCCAGGTGCTGGCCCCGGTCGTCCGCGGCCGCAAGGGGGAGTACCTCGAGCTGTACCGGTCGCTGCAGACCCAGGGCTTCAGCCGCGCCCGCACCGACGGTGAGACGCACCTGCTCGCCGAGCCCCCGACGCTGGACAAGCAGAAGAAGCACACCATCGAGGTCGTCGTGGACCGCCTGGCGGTCAAGGAGTCCTCCAAGCGACGCCTCACGGACTCGGTGGAGACGGCCCTGGGCCTCGCGGGTGGGCTCGTGCTGCTCGACTACGTCGACCGCGACGCCGCCGACCCCGACCGCGAGCAGCGCTTCAGCGAGAAGATGGCCTGCCCGAACGACCACCCGCTCGACACCGACGAGCTCGAGCCGCGGTCCTTCTCCTTCAACTCGCCCTTCGGTGCCTGCCCGGAGTGCTCGGGCATCGGCACGCGCATGGAGGTGGACGCCGAGCTCGTCGTGCCGGACGAGACCAAGACCCTGGGCCAGGGCGCGATCGCACCGTGGACGGGCGCGCACGTGGCCGACTACTTCTACCGTCTGCTCGGCGCCCTGGGCCAGGAGCTCGACTTCGACCTCGACACCCGCTGGGCCGACCTGTCCCGGCCCGCCCAGAAGTCGATCCTCGACGGCCACCGCACGAAGGTGCACGTCACCCACACCAACCGCTACGGCCGCCGTCGGGCCTACGACACCGCGTTCGAGGGCGTCCGCCCCTACATCGAGCGCCGGCACCGCGAGGCGGAGTCCGACACCTCTCGCGAGCGGTTCGAGGGCTACATGCGCGAGGTGCCGTGCCCGGTGTGCCGTGGCAGTCGTCTGAAGAAGGTCGCCACCTCGGTGCTCCTCGGCGAGAAGAACATCGCCGAGGTCTGTGCCATGCCGATCAACGAGGCCTCCGCCTTCCTCGACGAGCTGCACCTCACCGACCGCGAGAAGCAGATCGCCGAGCGGGTGCTGAAGGAGATCCAGGAGCGCATGCGCTTCCTGCTCGACGTCGGTCTCGACTACCTCTCGCTGGACCGCCCCTCGGGGTCGCTCTCGGGCGGCGAGGCCCAGCGCATCCGCCTGGCGACGCAGATCGGCGCCGGCCTGGTGGGCGTGCTGTACGTGCTCGACGAGCCGTCCATCGGGCTCCACCAGCGCGACAACCACCGGTTGATCGAGACGCTCGTACGCCTGAAGGACCTCGGCAACACCCTCATCGTCGTCGAGCACGACGAGGACACGATCAAGGTCGCCGACTGGATCGTCGACATCGGCCCGGGCGCGGGGGAGCACGGCGGGCAGGTCGTGCACTCGGGCCCGGTGCCCGGACTCCTGGAGCACCCGGACTCCGAGACCGGCCTCTACCTCTCGGGCCGCAAGTCGATCCCGCTGCCCGCGGTGCGGCGTCCGCGCACCAAGGGCCGTGAGCTGGTCGTGCGTGACGCGAAGGAGCACAACCTGCAAGGTGTCGACGTGGCGTTCCCGCTGGGACTGTTCGTCGCCGTCACCGGTGTCTCCGGGTCGGGCAAGTCGACCCTGGTCAACGACATCCTGTACGCCTCCCTCGCCAAGCAGATCTACAACGCCCGGGCCGTGCCCGGTCGCCACCGCGACATCACCGGCGTCGAGCACGTCGACAAGGTCATCCACGTCGACCAGTCGCCCATCGGGCGCACCCCGCGGTCGAACCCGGCGACGTACACCGGGGTCTTCGACCACGTCCGCAAGCTGTTCGCCTCGACCCAGGAGGCGAAGGTGCGCGGCTACATGCCGGGCCGCTTCTCCTTCAACGTCAAGGGCGGTCGGTGCGAGGCGTGCTCCGGCGACGGCACGATCAAGATCGAGATGAACTTCCTGCCCGACGTGTACGTGCCCTGCGAGGTGTGCCACGGCGCGCGCTACAACCGGGAGACGCTCGAGGTCCGCTACAAGGGCAAGACCATCGCCGAGGTCCTCGACATGCCCATCGAGGAGGCCGTCGAGTTCTTCGCGGCCATCCCCGCGATCGCGCGGCACCTGCGCACGCTGGTCGACGTCGGTCTGGGGTACGTCCGCCTCGGTCAGTCCGCACCGACGCTGTCCGGCGGCGAGGCGCAGCGCGTCAAGCTCGCCTCGGAGCTGCAGAAGCGCTCGACCGGCCGCACCGTCTACGTGCTCGACGAGCCCACGACCGGCCTGCACTTCGAGGACATCCGCAAGCTGCTCGTGGTGCTCGGTCGACTCGTCGACGCGGGCAACACGGTGCTCGTCATCGAGCACAACCTCGACGTCATCAAGACCGCCGACTGGCTCATCGACATGGGGCCCGAGGGCGGCAACCGCGGGGGCGGTGTGGTGGCCACGGGTACGCCCGAGCAGGTCGCGGCGGTGCCGGAGAGCTTCACCGGGCAGTTCCTGAAGCCGCTGCTCGACGGCCGCGACCCGGTGCCGATGGGCAAGCCGACGAAGCAGGCCGCCGCACCGGCGCCGCCGATGACGAAGGCAGCGAAGAAGGCCGCCGAGAAGGCCGCCGCGAAGGCTGCCGCGAAGAAGACGACGACGACGGCGGCGACGGCGGCGGCGACGAGGAAGACCACGAAGAAGGCGGCCACGAAGAAGACGACCACGGGGGCCGCGAAGGCCCCGTCGCGTCAGCGCAAGACCCGCAAGATCTCCTGA
- a CDS encoding O-antigen ligase family protein: MSSTVVQYRAGARSGQQVPRASARSLTVLLGGVAFFVVLSYLALSSALAGAGPLGLAIPAALCALAVAATAPVDRALGLLCLFVVTLPLGSVGVGPLQVVQLMAVVAAGGVLAVEAARGDFVPVPWPVGLPLAAMLVSAALSTYVSPSPDVTFRLDVALVVSVLLIAVTHSVISSAGRLRLVVRLLVAAAAVVGALSVQGAGEAQVSNAGAVVTGRAVGIFEQPNELGIFCAMLLPVAAGLALAERGRRGRILATLGALAILVGLVVSLSRGAWTGAVVGMLVFWALLPDRRRFLLPVATAVGTIAALLVVLARVDIVAIVNQRLLSLFDGTQNPYDERPAIYAEARRQITDSPWIGQGPGAFAQVGTQLNQDGYYLQAEHAHNIFLNTWAEYGLIGLLCLLGLMVGLASRLLPGARSVRGRLDEAGPALASRLLAGTTAGLVAVLAHGIVDYPFRNPVTSTTLWFLVGLAAASARVALTYARTGGRTGRRTGGSRRADPAVGAPS, encoded by the coding sequence GTGTCGTCGACCGTCGTCCAGTACCGCGCGGGGGCCAGGAGCGGCCAGCAGGTGCCGCGTGCGTCCGCACGTTCGCTGACCGTCCTGCTCGGCGGAGTCGCCTTCTTCGTGGTGCTGTCCTACCTGGCGCTGTCGTCGGCACTGGCCGGTGCCGGTCCGCTCGGCCTCGCGATCCCCGCGGCGCTGTGCGCGCTGGCGGTCGCCGCGACCGCGCCGGTCGACCGCGCGCTCGGGCTGCTGTGCCTGTTCGTGGTGACCCTGCCGCTGGGCTCCGTCGGGGTGGGTCCGCTGCAGGTCGTGCAGCTGATGGCGGTCGTCGCAGCCGGCGGCGTGCTGGCGGTCGAGGCGGCTCGCGGGGACTTCGTGCCGGTGCCGTGGCCGGTCGGGCTGCCCCTGGCGGCGATGCTCGTCTCCGCCGCCCTGTCGACGTACGTCTCACCCTCGCCGGACGTCACCTTCCGGCTGGACGTGGCGCTGGTCGTCAGCGTTCTCCTCATCGCGGTCACCCACTCGGTGATCAGCTCCGCCGGCAGGCTCCGGCTCGTCGTACGCCTCCTCGTCGCCGCTGCGGCCGTGGTGGGAGCGCTCTCGGTGCAGGGAGCTGGTGAGGCGCAGGTCAGCAACGCCGGCGCCGTCGTCACCGGCCGCGCGGTCGGCATCTTCGAGCAGCCGAACGAGCTCGGCATCTTCTGCGCGATGCTCCTGCCCGTCGCTGCCGGGCTGGCGCTGGCCGAACGAGGTCGCCGCGGCCGGATCCTTGCGACCCTTGGCGCCCTGGCGATCCTGGTCGGCCTCGTGGTCAGCCTGTCGCGCGGCGCCTGGACCGGCGCCGTGGTCGGGATGCTCGTCTTCTGGGCCCTGCTCCCGGACCGCCGTCGCTTCCTGCTGCCGGTCGCGACCGCGGTGGGAACGATCGCGGCGCTGCTCGTCGTGCTCGCCCGCGTCGACATCGTGGCCATCGTGAACCAGCGGCTGCTGAGCCTCTTCGACGGCACCCAGAACCCGTACGACGAGAGACCCGCGATCTACGCCGAGGCGCGCCGCCAGATCACCGACTCACCGTGGATCGGTCAGGGCCCCGGCGCCTTCGCCCAGGTCGGTACGCAGCTGAACCAGGACGGGTACTACCTCCAGGCCGAGCACGCGCACAACATCTTCCTCAACACCTGGGCCGAGTACGGGCTGATCGGGCTGCTCTGCCTTCTCGGACTGATGGTGGGGCTCGCCTCGCGTCTGCTGCCCGGCGCGCGCAGCGTCAGAGGTCGCCTGGACGAGGCCGGACCCGCGCTCGCGAGCCGTCTCCTCGCGGGAACGACAGCGGGCCTGGTGGCCGTGCTGGCACACGGCATCGTCGACTACCCCTTCCGCAATCCCGTGACCAGCACGACCCTGTGGTTCCTCGTGGGTCTCGCCGCGGCCTCGGCCCGCGTCGCGCTCACCTACGCGAGGACGGGCGGACGGACGGGCCGTCGCACGGGCGGCAGCCGCAGGGCCGATCCCGCCGTCGGGGCGCCGTCGTGA
- a CDS encoding glycosyltransferase family 4 protein, with protein sequence MTGTRILHVAQPTDAGVAHVAVDEAARQAAAGHDVHLACPDGELVELARRAGLTRHAWQATRSPGPSTLREARALARIVGSVDPDLVHLHSAKAGLAGRLAVRGRRPTVFMPHAWSWNGADGPVSRLAERWERLAARWTDVVVCVSEAERDDGRAHGVRAPMTVLPNWVDLAELGRDLPGSRAAARGHLGVGAEPLAVCVGRLAQQKGQDVLLAAWPQVREALPTAGLVLVGDGPERTAVEAAAARLEGVRVLGARPRTECLTWSRAADVVVVPSRYEGMALVPLEAAALGTAVVASDVEGMAVGAPDRVRRLVPVEDVDALGKALVEALRDRDRAAAHGEEAAAWSRVHGTRAADAMLQVYADVLEARDSSSDSRRA encoded by the coding sequence GTGACCGGCACGCGCATCCTGCACGTCGCCCAGCCGACCGACGCCGGGGTGGCCCACGTCGCGGTCGACGAGGCCGCCCGGCAGGCCGCAGCCGGCCACGACGTGCACCTGGCGTGCCCCGACGGTGAGCTCGTGGAGCTGGCTCGCCGGGCGGGACTCACCCGGCACGCGTGGCAGGCGACCAGGTCGCCGGGGCCGTCGACTCTCCGGGAGGCCCGCGCCCTGGCTCGGATCGTCGGCTCGGTGGACCCCGACCTGGTGCACCTGCACAGCGCCAAGGCCGGTCTCGCCGGCCGGCTGGCCGTCCGGGGCCGGCGTCCGACGGTCTTCATGCCGCACGCCTGGTCCTGGAACGGCGCCGACGGACCGGTGTCGAGGCTCGCGGAGCGCTGGGAACGGCTCGCCGCGCGATGGACCGACGTCGTCGTGTGCGTCAGCGAGGCCGAGCGCGACGACGGCCGCGCCCACGGCGTGCGGGCGCCGATGACGGTGCTGCCGAACTGGGTGGACCTCGCCGAGCTCGGCCGTGACCTGCCCGGGTCCCGCGCCGCGGCGCGCGGGCACCTGGGGGTGGGCGCCGAGCCGCTGGCCGTGTGCGTGGGCCGGCTCGCGCAGCAGAAGGGGCAGGACGTGCTGCTGGCCGCGTGGCCGCAGGTGCGCGAGGCGCTCCCGACCGCCGGGCTCGTGCTGGTCGGGGACGGCCCCGAGCGGACCGCGGTCGAGGCCGCCGCCGCGAGGCTCGAGGGCGTACGCGTGCTCGGCGCCCGGCCGCGGACGGAGTGCCTGACGTGGAGCCGAGCCGCCGACGTGGTGGTGGTGCCCTCGCGCTACGAGGGCATGGCGCTGGTGCCTCTCGAGGCCGCCGCCCTGGGCACCGCGGTCGTCGCCAGCGACGTCGAGGGCATGGCGGTCGGCGCGCCGGACCGCGTACGGCGCCTGGTGCCCGTGGAGGACGTGGACGCCCTGGGCAAGGCACTGGTCGAGGCCCTGCGCGACCGCGACCGTGCGGCCGCCCACGGCGAGGAGGCCGCCGCCTGGTCGCGCGTCCACGGCACGCGCGCCGCCGACGCCATGCTGCAGGTCTACGCCGATGTCCTCGAGGCCCGCGACAGTTCGTCCGATTCGCGTAGGGCGTGA
- a CDS encoding MBL fold metallo-hydrolase: MTSSANTYTGSVSPGGEPDVRETGALRIAKLAVDPEMSNNVYLLSCRATGAQLLVDAAAEPEQVLQLVGDGPGDGLAAVVTTHQHWDHHRALADVVAATGATTYAGAPDTEEITDQTGVAVDVRLAHGDTVTLGEVTLDVIHLRGHTPGSIALLWQDPDGRPHLWTGDSLFPGGVGNTFGDEAAFAQLVDDVEERVFDRLPDDTWFYPGHGEDSTLGEERPKLPEWRGRGW; encoded by the coding sequence ATGACCTCCAGCGCCAACACCTACACGGGTTCCGTCTCACCCGGAGGAGAGCCCGACGTACGCGAGACCGGAGCCCTGCGGATCGCCAAGCTCGCGGTCGACCCCGAGATGTCCAACAACGTCTACCTGCTCAGCTGCCGCGCCACCGGAGCGCAGCTGCTGGTCGATGCCGCCGCCGAGCCCGAGCAGGTGCTGCAGCTCGTCGGCGACGGCCCCGGCGACGGTCTGGCCGCCGTGGTCACCACGCACCAGCACTGGGACCACCACCGCGCCCTGGCCGACGTCGTCGCGGCCACGGGAGCCACGACGTACGCCGGCGCCCCCGACACCGAGGAGATCACCGACCAGACCGGCGTCGCGGTCGACGTACGCCTCGCCCACGGCGACACCGTGACCCTCGGCGAGGTGACCCTCGACGTCATCCACCTGCGTGGCCACACGCCCGGCTCGATCGCGCTGCTGTGGCAGGACCCGGACGGCCGCCCGCACCTGTGGACCGGCGACTCGCTGTTCCCCGGCGGCGTGGGCAACACCTTCGGCGACGAGGCAGCCTTCGCCCAGCTCGTCGACGACGTCGAGGAGCGGGTCTTCGACCGGCTGCCCGACGACACCTGGTTCTACCCCGGCCACGGCGAGGACTCGACGCTCGGTGAGGAGAGGCCCAAGCTCCCGGAGTGGCGCGGGCGAGGGTGGTGA
- a CDS encoding polysaccharide deacetylase family protein yields MSSRGAGSGAAAQHREPPWWRRLGRREPVVLLYHGFADAPRPDDPEHLFVPLPELDAQLAWLRREGWALLTWGEYEAIRRGRAPRPRRSVLLTIDDAYDSTRAGLAVMARHEAPCVLYTPAGLIGETAEWLPEPEDEPLLTADELKELAGPLVAMGVHGWDHSPMRGGGADYLAQQTAEARNRLEEVVGPTVPSFAYPFGIHDAAARRAVAEAGYDSAFSVFDDKGTFAISRVDVNATDSLASFRLKLMPGYRRVWRLLDRASFLRRGTRRLLTRDTTTR; encoded by the coding sequence GTGAGCTCCCGCGGCGCCGGCTCGGGCGCAGCCGCACAGCACCGCGAGCCGCCGTGGTGGCGACGCCTCGGACGGCGGGAGCCGGTGGTGCTGCTCTACCACGGCTTCGCCGATGCGCCGCGTCCCGACGACCCCGAGCACCTGTTCGTCCCGCTGCCCGAGCTCGACGCCCAGCTGGCGTGGCTCCGCCGCGAGGGATGGGCGCTGCTCACCTGGGGGGAGTACGAGGCGATCCGCCGCGGCCGGGCCCCGCGCCCGCGGCGCAGCGTGCTGCTGACGATCGACGATGCGTACGACTCGACCCGCGCGGGACTGGCTGTCATGGCGCGGCACGAGGCCCCGTGCGTGCTGTACACCCCGGCGGGACTCATCGGCGAGACCGCCGAGTGGCTGCCCGAGCCCGAGGACGAGCCGCTGCTCACCGCGGACGAGCTGAAGGAGCTGGCCGGCCCGCTGGTGGCCATGGGCGTGCACGGGTGGGACCACTCACCGATGCGCGGCGGCGGTGCGGACTACCTCGCGCAGCAGACGGCCGAGGCGCGCAACCGGCTCGAGGAGGTCGTCGGTCCCACCGTGCCGAGCTTCGCCTATCCCTTCGGCATCCATGACGCCGCCGCTCGTCGGGCGGTGGCGGAGGCCGGATACGACTCCGCGTTCTCCGTCTTCGACGACAAGGGGACCTTCGCGATCTCGCGCGTCGACGTCAACGCCACGGACTCCCTCGCCTCGTTCCGCCTCAAGCTCATGCCGGGGTACCGGCGCGTGTGGCGGCTGCTCGACCGGGCGTCGTTCCTGCGGCGGGGCACCCGGCGCCTGCTGACCCGTGACACGACCACGCGGTGA
- a CDS encoding exopolysaccharide biosynthesis polyprenyl glycosylphosphotransferase, translating to MTVMEAPGTGGEVSRRRVTDAAAHLAGRDASLVRVAHTLPGTESPRAGGRRRATVTALLGLADVVSVLVVLLASRQWDAIGFRAALATTVVALSTWVVLGLHRPRFRLSVIEELPRLAVGVGVGLLVAQLVTATTLPAALLLGTMLLLLTSIVRLLTHGRIRRLRASGRTLVTPAILFGRGTMRDDFQRRVCESSSSGLSLVGLVDADDLGEESPTPDHVVVHDTDGDPVGYLGDMRGGALIVVDPGGMSAGDLKALLRSCHARDVETWVASPLDEMAPMGIADDHIAGMSIQRVRPGYQRRVGFAAKRAFDVAAASLALLLLSPVLAAVALAVRLELGRGVLFRQERVGLNGELFTVLKFRSMPHADSPRSWGAAAGDASIGPVGRFIRRFSLDELPQLFNILRGDMSVVGPRPEQPRFVEEFSERFPGYSLRHRVPVGLTGLAAVEGLRGNTSLRDRVHYDNVYIENWSIWLDVKILMRTVVAVVTGSGE from the coding sequence ATGACCGTCATGGAAGCGCCCGGGACCGGCGGGGAGGTGTCCCGACGTCGCGTGACGGACGCGGCCGCCCACCTGGCGGGCCGCGACGCCTCCCTGGTCAGGGTCGCTCACACGCTGCCCGGCACCGAGTCGCCTCGGGCGGGCGGACGCCGTCGCGCCACCGTGACGGCGCTGCTGGGTCTCGCGGACGTCGTGAGTGTGCTGGTCGTGCTGCTGGCGAGCCGTCAGTGGGACGCCATCGGCTTCCGCGCGGCGCTGGCGACGACGGTCGTGGCGCTGTCGACGTGGGTCGTGCTCGGTCTGCACCGTCCCCGCTTCCGGCTGAGCGTGATCGAGGAGCTGCCTCGTCTCGCCGTCGGCGTGGGCGTCGGCCTGCTGGTGGCACAGCTCGTGACGGCGACGACCCTGCCCGCGGCGCTGCTGCTGGGCACGATGCTCCTGCTGCTGACCAGCATCGTCCGCCTCCTCACCCACGGTCGGATCCGACGGCTGCGCGCGAGCGGCCGCACGTTGGTCACCCCCGCGATCCTCTTCGGTCGCGGCACCATGCGCGACGACTTCCAGCGCCGCGTCTGCGAGAGCTCGTCCTCCGGCCTCAGCCTGGTCGGACTGGTCGACGCCGACGACCTCGGCGAGGAGTCCCCGACGCCCGACCACGTCGTCGTCCACGACACCGACGGCGACCCCGTCGGCTACCTCGGTGACATGCGCGGCGGCGCCCTGATCGTCGTCGATCCGGGCGGCATGTCCGCGGGCGACCTGAAGGCACTGCTGCGGTCGTGCCACGCCCGCGACGTCGAGACGTGGGTCGCCTCCCCGCTCGACGAGATGGCCCCGATGGGCATCGCCGACGACCACATCGCCGGGATGTCCATCCAGCGGGTGCGTCCGGGCTACCAACGACGCGTCGGCTTCGCCGCCAAGCGCGCCTTCGACGTCGCCGCCGCGTCGCTCGCCCTGCTCCTGCTGTCCCCGGTGCTCGCGGCCGTGGCCCTCGCGGTGCGCCTCGAGCTCGGGCGGGGCGTGCTCTTCCGCCAGGAGCGCGTCGGTCTCAACGGCGAGCTCTTCACCGTGCTGAAGTTCCGGTCGATGCCGCACGCGGACTCGCCGCGGTCGTGGGGGGCCGCCGCCGGCGACGCGTCGATCGGCCCCGTGGGCCGCTTCATCCGACGGTTCTCGCTCGACGAGCTGCCCCAGCTGTTCAACATCCTGCGGGGCGACATGTCCGTGGTCGGACCACGACCCGAGCAGCCGCGCTTCGTGGAGGAGTTCTCCGAGCGCTTCCCCGGCTACAGCCTCCGCCACCGCGTGCCGGTGGGGCTCACCGGCCTCGCCGCCGTCGAGGGACTCCGCGGCAACACCTCGCTGCGCGACCGCGTGCACTACGACAACGTCTACATCGAGAACTGGTCGATCTGGCTCGACGTCAAGATCCTGATGCGCACGGTCGTCGCCGTCGTCACCGGATCCGGCGAGTAG
- a CDS encoding Rieske (2Fe-2S) protein, translating to MSEQTEAIRPCQHAGPTRRGVLAGVAGVGGACLLAACGSSSGGSSSSGSGSASAGEGDVGSTGTGVPVAEVAVGGGVIVGDVDAPYVVTQPTEGEFKAFSAVCTHQSCTVSSVSSGTIVCACHNSEFDATTGEVLGGPAPSPLPELSVTQEGDTLVVQA from the coding sequence ATGAGCGAGCAGACCGAGGCGATCCGTCCCTGCCAGCACGCGGGCCCGACGCGCCGCGGGGTCCTCGCGGGTGTCGCGGGCGTGGGGGGAGCGTGTCTCCTCGCGGCCTGTGGCAGCTCCTCGGGCGGCTCGTCATCCTCGGGGTCGGGCTCCGCGTCCGCCGGCGAGGGTGACGTCGGTTCGACCGGCACGGGCGTCCCGGTCGCCGAGGTCGCGGTGGGCGGCGGCGTCATCGTGGGCGACGTCGACGCGCCGTACGTCGTGACCCAGCCGACCGAGGGCGAGTTCAAGGCGTTCTCCGCGGTCTGCACCCACCAGAGCTGCACCGTGAGCAGCGTCTCCTCCGGGACGATCGTGTGCGCGTGCCACAACAGCGAGTTCGACGCGACCACGGGCGAGGTCCTCGGCGGGCCTGCGCCCTCACCGCTGCCCGAGCTCTCGGTCACCCAGGAGGGCGACACCCTCGTCGTGCAGGCGTAG
- a CDS encoding cellulase family glycosylhydrolase, translated as MAVSTAGAVPASAPATVAPAATPATPATPAATTQVATTALPAVAARRGPRPVRLGVQFHGLWSHQTPLTRGRTLDMIKESGARWVRLDVSWAMIQPREGSYDLVWGVPKVDTAIQEARARGLKVLVTFWLTPGWANGNKGERVGPDDPSDYAKALAWAVKRWKGEVRAWEVWNEQNSSDFFRSADPVEYTRLLCAAHRQTKATGVKHKLLYGGVMYNDSGFIRRTYEAGARNCFDILSTHPYMAPSDAHPGLPDDGTIWRLRHLESIRRLQAEFRDRTPIWATEFGWSAHRNTGGEQNWNRGVSEETQADYATLALRILQNDYPYVRKAFWYNDVMRTDGDPQLNGFGMLRPDYSPRPLWNAFRAMLG; from the coding sequence ATGGCTGTATCGACGGCCGGCGCAGTGCCGGCCTCGGCTCCCGCCACGGTCGCCCCCGCGGCCACCCCGGCGACCCCGGCCACCCCGGCGGCGACGACCCAGGTCGCGACGACGGCGCTGCCCGCCGTCGCTGCCCGACGCGGCCCTCGCCCCGTACGCCTCGGCGTCCAGTTCCACGGTCTGTGGTCCCACCAGACGCCGCTGACCCGCGGTCGCACCCTCGACATGATCAAGGAGTCGGGTGCACGGTGGGTGCGCCTGGACGTCAGCTGGGCGATGATCCAGCCGCGCGAGGGCTCCTACGACCTGGTGTGGGGCGTGCCGAAGGTCGACACGGCCATCCAGGAGGCACGCGCCCGCGGACTGAAGGTGCTCGTCACCTTCTGGTTGACCCCCGGATGGGCCAACGGCAACAAGGGCGAGCGGGTCGGACCCGACGACCCGAGCGACTACGCCAAGGCGCTCGCGTGGGCGGTCAAGCGTTGGAAGGGTGAGGTGCGCGCCTGGGAGGTCTGGAACGAGCAGAACTCCTCGGACTTCTTCCGCAGCGCCGACCCGGTGGAGTACACGCGCCTGCTGTGCGCGGCGCACCGACAGACCAAGGCGACCGGCGTCAAGCACAAGCTGCTCTACGGCGGCGTGATGTACAACGACTCCGGCTTCATCCGTCGCACCTACGAGGCCGGCGCCCGCAACTGCTTCGACATCCTCTCCACCCACCCGTACATGGCTCCCTCCGACGCCCACCCCGGGCTGCCGGACGACGGCACGATCTGGCGCCTGCGGCACCTGGAGAGCATCCGTCGGCTGCAGGCCGAGTTCCGCGACCGCACCCCGATCTGGGCGACCGAGTTCGGGTGGTCGGCGCACCGCAACACCGGCGGCGAGCAGAACTGGAACCGCGGGGTGAGCGAGGAGACACAGGCCGACTACGCGACCCTGGCGCTCCGGATCCTCCAGAACGACTACCCCTACGTCCGCAAGGCCTTCTGGTACAACGACGTGATGCGTACGGACGGCGACCCCCAGCTCAACGGATTCGGGATGCTGCGGCCCGACTACAGCCCCCGACCCCTGTGGAACGCCTTCCGCGCCATGCTCGGCTGA